From the genome of Sulfurimonas hongkongensis:
AAAAGTAGAGTAGAGAACATAAGACGCATCGGCGAAGTAGCAAAACTATTTGTAGATGCAGGAGTAATGGTTCTTAGTGCTTTTATATCGCCATTTAAAGATGATAGAGATAGAGTAAGAGAGTTAGTAGGAGCAGAAGAGTTTATAGAGGTCTTTGTAGATACACCACTAGAAGTTTGTGAGAGTCGTGATCCAAAAGGTCTGTATAAAAAAGCAAGAGATGGTGAGATACCAAACTTTACAGGAATTAGCTCGCCCTATGAAAAACCAATAAACCCTGAGATACATATTGTAAATGATAAATCAAATATAGGTGAAAATGTAGAATTAATAATAACTTATTTAAAAAAGAATGGATATATAAATGTTAGGTAAAATAGACTTAGAAGATATAAAGAATATAGCCCTAAAAGCTGGTGATGCTATTATGGAGATATACAATCAAGATTTTACTATAGAGTACAAAGATGACAAATCACCACTAACAGCTGCCGACTTAAAAGCAAATGAGATTATTTGCAGTACTTTAGAAAAACTACCAATTTAATAAAACTTGGAGATCTACCGCCACCTTAAAACCCAGATTTGAAACAGTAATGAAAGTACTTCATAGTTTAGGTGTAAATATAAAAGCTAGCGCATAAGAGTATTGAAATTATGCTCTTATGATTGCAGCTAGTAAAGCTGGGAAGCTTATGTAGTGATAGAATATACAGCTATAGTTCGCCAAGTAGTGCAATCCCACATGAAGTGAAATATTCATTAACGCTACACGATAAAAGAAATCATAGAGAGATATGGCATAGTTGAACTACATAAGCAAAACTAATAAAGCTAGATAGGAGTGTATGAAAAAAGGGGACTTTGGAGACTATAAGCCACTTGAGTGATGGAATAAGTGAACTTAGAGACTATGAAATAACTATAGTTTTCTTCCAGAAGTGGGACTTTTGGGAATGCTAACCAATGGCATTCTCCACTATGTGTCCCGCAAAAAGACGAGGCTAAAGCCTCACTTCCGAGGTGCTATTATACTGAGTACTTCTGTTTTGCTATAATACAGCTAGACTCACTTATATAAAAATAAAGAGATTGCTATCATGGTTGTATCCTTAGATTCATACGAAGACCCTATCTACTCTGTTGATGATGACAGTAGCCTAAATGGAGCTGTGAGAGTCTCTTCAGGTGGTTATTATGGCACAGGAACGCTACTCTATGGAGGGATGGCGATACTTACCTCTGCTCATCTCTTTTCGCCTAGTAACTTATCGGCAGATGTGGCTTTTCAAACACCCTCTGGCAGACAAACAATCGCATCCGAGTCCGTAGAGCTCATGCCAGACTATGATGACAATGGCAATAATGATTTAGCTATCGTTTGGCTTGCAGAACCTGCTCCTTATGATGCATATCGATATGAACTATATAGAAATGATGACGAAATATCAAAAGAGTTTACAGCCGTTGGGTATGGTACTACAGGAACTGGTGCCACAGGAGAAGATGCAACAATACCTTACGATATTTTACGTCTACAAACAACAAATAGATTTGAAGCAGATGCATCTACTTTAAAGGATGCACTAGGGAGCATTATGGACTGGACTCCGCTAGAAGATGCTATTTTAGTTGCTGATTTTGATGATGGAACTAACGAGCATGATGCATTGGGTCGTTTAATAGATGAGATAGACTTAGGAACTGGCAGTAGTGAAGGTATGATAGCTTCTGGAGATAGTGGTGGACCCGCAATAATCGATCAAAAAGTGGCAGGTGTCGCTAGCTATGTCTCTAGTTTGAGTAATTATTATGTAGACCCTGATGTAGATTTAGAAACAAATAGCAGTTTTGGAGAAGTTGGTTTTTGGCAGAAAGTGAGTTACTATCAACAGTGGATAGACCAAAGTTTACGCCAAAATTATACTAATGCTCCGCAAACTTCGCAGGAAGTAGAAAAAGAGATAGCCGAAGGTAGTGCAGGTGAGATAACTGTTAATTACTTCTTAGTAGAGTTTATAGGTATGCGAGATGACCCAAATGAGTGGTTAAGTGTAAACTACACAACAAGAGACGGTACAGCAACAGCTTATCAAGACTACATTCCAACAAGCGGAACACTTATCCTATATCCTGATGAAAATCACGCACAAATCCCTGTGGAAATTCTAGGAGACAACACTATAGAAGAAGATGAAACCTTTTACCTAGATATTTTCGACCCTATAGGTGCTACCTTTAGCGACGACCAAGTAGTTCTTACAGCTCAAAGAACAATTTTAAATGATGACTGGTACTTTGCTTAAGATTCCGTGTCAAGCACGGAATGACGGGGCGGTCGTCATCCTGAACCAAGGCCCGTCATCCTGAACCAAGGTCCGTCATCCTGAACTTGATTCAGGATCTAGTTAACTAATTGTTCAGAGCACTCAATTGGTATTAGAAAATTTAATTTTCTTAAATTTTTAGCTTGAAAATCTTAGCCATTGGATCTAGTATAACTGGCTCATATAGAGTTTTATCATAGTTCTCAAGTACAAAAAGTTGTATATATGTTGAGTTGAATATTTTTTTCTCTAGTACTAAAAACTGATTATAATTTTTCATAAATATAACACTTATGGGGCTATTTTTATCTATGACTTGGATATTTTTTCTTAGTACTCCATCGTTGTCATACTCAGTGACTATGAAGCTATTCATAAGCAATTTTTGATTGCCTATCTGGATTTGTCCCATATTTTTGATAATGCTAACACCATTTCCAAGTTCAAGACTCTCTTTTTTGTCTTGTACGCGGTTTGAGATGTAAAAAAATGGTGTAACTCTTTTTTTCCCACTCATAAGGTCAAGGTTTGAAAAAAGTGCTACAGTTGGAAGTATGCCCAGCATCCTATTTGGTAGGTAGAGATAAACATCTCTTGTTTTTGCAGGCAGTTTTATATCTTCATCTAGAGAGTTTAAAAAGTCATTAGTATCCTTGTAGCCATAATCTTTTGTCATCTGCTCTATATTGCTACTTAAGAACTTTACATAGTTAGTATGATTTTTATCTAAGCCTTTGTTGGCTTCATTTACTCTAAATCTTTTTTCAGTATATTCAACATCGAGTCGTGCCATCTTTGCTGCTCTATCTTGAGGAGAGTTTAGCACAAAACTCACAGCAAAATTTACAGCTCCACTGTGTTTTGCACCATCTATAAGAGTCTTTACATCACTATAGTAACGCAAAGGATAACCATAATCCCACCACGCCACAACATAGTCTTCTCTCTCTGCTATTGTGTGAAGTTTATCTAGTAGCTTGACTTCATCTTGAGTAAAGACTGTAGGGACTCTGTACTCTATCACATGGGCAATATTTGGATAGAGCGCTCCAAGACTAAAAAGAGTCATAAAAATATACTTTGAGCTGAGTCTATCTTTTTGTCTAATGAGCTTAGTTGAGAGCCAGTTTGAGACCTCATAGATGATATACCCCAAACCCAAAGCCATAATAGGAACCGCGTAGATAGTAAACCTAAGCCCGCCACCACTAAAGAGTCCGGGTATTCCATAAGCTAAAACACCAAGACCTACCATAGGAAGAGCTAGAAGCATTACAGGATGTCTATAAGCAAACCAGATATAACCTATAGTAGCTGCTATAAAAGTGATAGTATGACCGCTTATGCGGTTTGCAAACATCTCAAAAGGAATCTCCCCAGCCTCTCTTATGGTCTGCATAACTGTAAAAAAGTGAAGACCTAAACCATTAGCATCACTTTTTAGTGCATCTCTAAAGACATAACCCTTTAACTTAGCCAAAATAGGGTCAAAACCACCTGTTAAGAAGAAAAGAACTACTGCAAGAGCAAGGATATAGTAGAGATACTTAAAGACTAACTCTCTTTTGATCTTAAGCACTATATAAAAAGCCAGTACTATCCCAAGGCGTATATATCCATCAAGATTTACCATAGCAAAAAGCATAAAAGAGATAAGCAGTAGGTTTGTCTCGGGTTTTTGTTTTTTTACATACTGATAAACAGCGTAGATGGCTATAAGAGCTATAAAAGCTGCTTCAAGAGCATAACTTTGTGGATACCACCATCTATAAGCTATCGCGTCAAGGGCTGCAATGAGAAAGTACTTATCTTCATTTGTTTTTATAGCCCATATAAGCGACCAAAGTAAAACAGTAGGAAAAACTATGGTTAAAGAGTCCGTATCGTAGTAGCCAACCATAGTGCGGTTGTAGTAACTCCAGGCAATACTTGCCACAAGTGCCGCGATAAAACCAACCTCAAGCCTATCAAACTCTCTTGCTATTAAGATGATGGGGATAACTAAAAGAGAGGCAAAAAAAGCTGGCATATAAAAGATAACCGTCTCAAAAGAAAATGGTAAAATCTTGACTATAAAAGCCGTTAAAACACTCAAAGCACTCTCTAGTGGAGATAAGTCATTGGAATTTTCACTCACACCAGCTAAGATATCTCTTGCACCTTCCGCAAAATAATAGCCATCGTTGGTGTTTATCATAAACTCGTCGTTGAACTTAAACTGCTCTTCATTGCTAAACTGCCCTACCCAGATAAGCCGCACAGCTATGCTAAAGATAAATGCTAAAAGTATGAGTATAGTTGTTTTTTGGTTTGTCGTTAGTGTCATGGTTTTCTCATTTTATGTTAGTTTTAGATTTATTAGATGTTATTTTAAAATAATTTATATTTTATCATAACTCCACCACGGAAGCGAGGTTTTAACTTTACAGCTATAGTAATTATCAAAAGAGATCCTGAATCAAGTTCAGGATGACGGTGGAGGAGTTTAAGATGACATCCCTCGCCGTCATTCCGTGCTTGACACGGAATCTCATTGGTTTTTCAAGAGATCCTGAATCAAAACAAGAGAATCGCTTTTTGCTATGCAAAAATGTTTCTTTAGAGCTCAGGATGACAGTGGAGGAGTTTAAGATGATGGTTTTTACTTATATTTTCTAAGACCAAAATAGATATACTGAGTAAAATAGTAGATGCTCTGAAAAATATTTAATTTTTCTATTTCTCTGTAGATTTTCCATTGGTATTGTGCGGCTTTGAGTTTATTTGATGAGACTGAATCTTTTAGTATTCTATATGTGGCTAGAGGCTCTAGTATCCCTTTGGCAGATTTTTCCTCTTTTAAAATCTTAAGCCAAGTTGCATAATCTTGTCTTTTTAAAATCAAAGGCATATAAACTTTACCAAGCTTCTTAACATCATATATAGCAGTCAAACATCCCACACTACAAGTCTTTAACATCTCTTTATATGAGATCTCCCTCTTTGTGATAAAACTTCCTAAGTCATTTTCATCTTCATCTATCAAATCATAAGAACTATATGTAAAAGCCACATCATTTTCACGCATAAACTTTACCTGATACTCTAACTTTTGGGGCTTCCATAAGTCATCTGCATCTAAAAAAGCCATATATCTGCCCTCTGCCTCTTCTATAGCTCTATTTCTTGCAACTGCAGGGCCACTATTTTTGTTTAG
Proteins encoded in this window:
- the cysC gene encoding adenylyl-sulfate kinase — its product is LANAVEAKLHKLNYHTYLLDGDNIRHGINSDLGFDDKSRVENIRRIGEVAKLFVDAGVMVLSAFISPFKDDRDRVRELVGAEEFIEVFVDTPLEVCESRDPKGLYKKARDGEIPNFTGISSPYEKPINPEIHIVNDKSNIGENVELIITYLKKNGYINVR
- a CDS encoding Calx-beta domain-containing protein translates to MVVSLDSYEDPIYSVDDDSSLNGAVRVSSGGYYGTGTLLYGGMAILTSAHLFSPSNLSADVAFQTPSGRQTIASESVELMPDYDDNGNNDLAIVWLAEPAPYDAYRYELYRNDDEISKEFTAVGYGTTGTGATGEDATIPYDILRLQTTNRFEADASTLKDALGSIMDWTPLEDAILVADFDDGTNEHDALGRLIDEIDLGTGSSEGMIASGDSGGPAIIDQKVAGVASYVSSLSNYYVDPDVDLETNSSFGEVGFWQKVSYYQQWIDQSLRQNYTNAPQTSQEVEKEIAEGSAGEITVNYFLVEFIGMRDDPNEWLSVNYTTRDGTATAYQDYIPTSGTLILYPDENHAQIPVEILGDNTIEEDETFYLDIFDPIGATFSDDQVVLTAQRTILNDDWYFA
- a CDS encoding STT3 domain-containing protein yields the protein MTLTTNQKTTILILLAFIFSIAVRLIWVGQFSNEEQFKFNDEFMINTNDGYYFAEGARDILAGVSENSNDLSPLESALSVLTAFIVKILPFSFETVIFYMPAFFASLLVIPIILIAREFDRLEVGFIAALVASIAWSYYNRTMVGYYDTDSLTIVFPTVLLWSLIWAIKTNEDKYFLIAALDAIAYRWWYPQSYALEAAFIALIAIYAVYQYVKKQKPETNLLLISFMLFAMVNLDGYIRLGIVLAFYIVLKIKRELVFKYLYYILALAVVLFFLTGGFDPILAKLKGYVFRDALKSDANGLGLHFFTVMQTIREAGEIPFEMFANRISGHTITFIAATIGYIWFAYRHPVMLLALPMVGLGVLAYGIPGLFSGGGLRFTIYAVPIMALGLGYIIYEVSNWLSTKLIRQKDRLSSKYIFMTLFSLGALYPNIAHVIEYRVPTVFTQDEVKLLDKLHTIAEREDYVVAWWDYGYPLRYYSDVKTLIDGAKHSGAVNFAVSFVLNSPQDRAAKMARLDVEYTEKRFRVNEANKGLDKNHTNYVKFLSSNIEQMTKDYGYKDTNDFLNSLDEDIKLPAKTRDVYLYLPNRMLGILPTVALFSNLDLMSGKKRVTPFFYISNRVQDKKESLELGNGVSIIKNMGQIQIGNQKLLMNSFIVTEYDNDGVLRKNIQVIDKNSPISVIFMKNYNQFLVLEKKIFNSTYIQLFVLENYDKTLYEPVILDPMAKIFKLKI
- a CDS encoding glycosyltransferase family 2 protein codes for the protein MNSKLSLVSIITPSYNSEKFISQTIDSVLAQTYKNWEMIIVDDMSPDGANGIIEEYIKRDSRIKLIKLNKNSGPAVARNRAIEEAEGRYMAFLDADDLWKPQKLEYQVKFMRENDVAFTYSSYDLIDEDENDLGSFITKREISYKEMLKTCSVGCLTAIYDVKKLGKVYMPLILKRQDYATWLKILKEEKSAKGILEPLATYRILKDSVSSNKLKAAQYQWKIYREIEKLNIFQSIYYFTQYIYFGLRKYK